The nucleotide window TTTGCAGCAATTGTGCAAGATTTAGTGAATGAGCAGTTATTACAGCCTGTGAGAAATTCAGGGAACCCTCCGCAATCTCCTCAACTCTACTACAAATATAAGATTTTGAAGCATTCTGTGAAGAAAGAGCTTCGAGAGACGATTGAACGCTTGCAATTAACACTACATGAGCGCATTTCTTTAGATGCATATTACCGCCTTACACAAACTCAGCTTGAACAGGATTTACCATACATTGAGAAAATACATACATATTTAATGGCAGAAGGGTTACCAATATTATCAGTGCCAGCGCCAGAGCGAAGTCAACAGATTATGGGTGATGAAAAATGGATTCAATATAAAGGGGGACGGCGTCTATTAGAGCGACTCAGCTTATGGGCAGATATGCAAATTGTCGATGTAAAAGAGCCGCTGCGATTTGCGCTGAACCCGCAAAATATTGGACGGTCAACTCATTACCATTTAATTGTAGAAAATAAAACGACTTATGAGGCGTTATTGCCAGCACTTTCAGCAACTTGCTTTACGACATTAATATATGGAGCAGGCTTTGAAATTGTTGGGAGCTTGAGCTTGTTTCCAAAGCAGCTGCCATTACCATATGCCAACCACATATTTTATTACTTTGGCGATATTGATTTTGCAGGCATATCGATTTGGTATTTATTGAATAAACAGCAGCCTGTGGAGCTAGCAACGCCATTTTATGAAGCGGCACTTACTGATTTAGGGAAGCCAATATCTAAAAAGCAATTAATTGATGAAGAAGCGATTCAGGCATTTATGGAACGATTACATGAAGAGGCAAAGATGCAGTGTCAGCAATTAGTTGAACAGCGCTATTATGTGTCTCAAGAAGTGCTAACGACAGCGGAGCTACAGCAAATATGGCAGCGAATGAGTGCGGAATTAGTGGGGGATGCCAATGGAATGGAGTTTTGATATTACGACAGGCTTGAGAGAGCGTATGCGGCGTATTTATTTGTTTGAGCCGTTGCATGAGCTTGCAGCGAAGCAACAAAAGGATGATGATGGGCAAGATATTGATATGCGGATGCTTGGTTTGTTGACATTGCTTTATTTTTTTGAAATGAAGCTTATGCGTGAGTCGAAAGTCGGGATAGAGGAGGCAGCGAATTATTTGCGACCGCTTATTCAGAAACGCTATAACGTTGCCGATGAGCGAGTGCATACGTTGTTATTAGCTGTTAAAGAAATTTTTCGACCAGCGAAGGGGCTTTATAAAACGTATTCCTTTTACAATTGGGAAACAGAAAAGGTGGAGGAGATTCCTTTTTCCTTTTTGAAAACAGATTTTTTTGATGTGAAGGAAAATCGGCAATATTACCAATTAGACGATGATGGCTTGGAGCTTATTTTTGCAACAAAGGAGTATTTTCAGGAGTTCCAACTGTCGATTCATCAGTTGATGCTACGCAAGCTGTTGGAGAAAGGCGAGCTACAAGGGGCGTTACGGCAAATTAATGAGATGCGCATGGATGTGGAGCAGCTGCACGAGCGAATGGAGAAGCTATCACATGAGATTAAGCGTAACATTATTAATATGGAGACCCAGCAGCGTTTTATGGAAGTACTGCAAGATCGCAATTTACGTTTGCAGCGTGAAAATACCGAATTTGAGGAGCTGCATAAATTTATTGTTGATGCGAAAAAGGCATCCGAATCGACAACGAATGAGGAGGATATGCGCGCTTTTCGAATGCTGATGAAAATTGAGGAGGCACTGATGGCTGTGCATGAGCAGCATCGCGCGTTGTTAACCCATAGCTTAAAGCTTAAGCAGGAGGCGCTTGAGGCAGCAGAGCAGTCGCTTTATAGCATCGGGGTAGATAATTTTAACTTTGATCAAGAAATTGTTTCGGAAATTGTTAGTACGCCGTTGCCACTTGAGTCGATGAAAGGAATTTTAGCGCCATTTTTAAAAGTTGGGCATAAAAAAATGTGGTCATTGCTAACTATTTTTAGTGCGCAATCGTGGTCAGAGGAAGAGCAAAGTGCTGAGTTGGCACGCTATGAGGAAATTATCGAGGAAGAGAAGCGGGAGCAGTATGCGAAGCAAATAAGGACATTATATGGAGCTTATATGAAGTCAATGCTTGCCTTTGCCGAAGGGCATCAAAGCTGGACAGTGCAGGGCTGGCTTGAGCATATAAAAGAAAAGAATGATTTTTCATTGGATGCACGCTACCTTTATGATTTTTTACTGCTTTGTCATCACCGCTCACCTCTCTATAAAGATAGCAACAATGCAGATGAGCAATCGTTGCATTTGTTGATAGAGGTAACAAGTTTACTTGGCGACCGTCAATTAGTGATTGAAGAATTACCGAATATATTGCAACCTACGAAGCGTTATTCGATTCAAAATCTACAATTCAAATGGCAGGAGGGATAATATGCTATATCAACAAGAGAAAGTAGAGCGAGCCTTTGAGATGTACAGCGAGCTGGCAATGGAAGGGCGTGTGACAGGAGAAGCTGTCCGCTTATTTAAAATTGATACTGACTTTCGAGCTTTAGTTGAGATGTTTTGTAAAAAAGTACAGGCCATTTGTATTGAAGTAGGTGATGAGGTGTTGCTTGTGCCTGAAACGAGGCTATCACCATTCCATGTAACAAACGAAGCGTTAAAGCGTGAATATTTTAAAACAAAAGGTCGCAATGAGGATTTATATTTAATGTATTTTGCAACGATTTGTGTGATTGGAGAGTTTTATAATGCCTTTCATTCCATCCATCCAACGCGCCCGTTTATTACAATTGAAGAGTGGATTCAAGCGATTGATCGTCGGATGGCAACATTGCGTGAATATGATGAGGAAACATTGAAGGAGAAGGAAAAGCAGTATTCCTATCGTTGGCATATGCTGTTAGAAAAATGGGACGGGCTTGATGATGTCAAGGAAACAGCAAAGCGCCAAAGCGCCAATACGATGAGTAGAGTAAGTTTTTTACATACAACATGTCGCTTTTTGCGTGATGAAGAAATATTGATTGAAACAGGTATCGGTGAATTTGAGCTGACCGAAAAAGCGAAAGTCATTATCGGAAATTATTTTATGGATTCAGAATATAATCGAGGAATTATCGCCTTTTTATATAGCATGAAGGAGGAAGACGATGCCGACCATTACTAAAATTCGTTTTGCTAATGTCATTTATGAGCAAGGCTCAAAGCGCTATCATGATGAAACATTTCAATTTAACACGCATAATGGAGCGATTTTATTAGAAAATGGCGGAGGTAAGACCGTATTTATTCAAGCGGCGATGCAGGCAATTATTCCGCATGCCACTGTTGCTAATCGCCAAATTAAAGAAACCTTTTATTTAGAGGAAGGACCTGCACATATTGCAATTGAATGGCTGCTGAACGAGCGACCACGCCAATATGTCGTGACAGCTGTTACCCTTTATACAAAAAATAATAAAGTAGAATCGCTACGTTATGTTTATGAATATGGTGAGGGCGATAAGCATGCTATTGATGCGATACCTTTTACGAAGCGAGAAGCGGGGATGCAATATCCGGCAAGCAAGGATGATATGCAGCTTTATTTTCAAGGAATTGTACAGCAAACGCCGATGCGCGCAAAGCTTTTTCCACAGTCGATTAAGGCCTTCACCGATTATTTAGAGAGCAATTATTTTATCATTCGTGAAGAATGGGAAAATATGGTTGTTATGAATAGCGCAGAAGGCGGCATTGAAAAGGTTTTTGAGGAGTGCAAAGGGACGCAGGAGTTATTTGATCGTTTGTTGATTCCTTCTGTTGAAAATGCCGATAAGCATTTCAATCCGCTTAGTATGGCTGATCAGTTTGAAAAACAGCGCAGCAATTTAAAAAAGTATAAAGAGTTTAATGAAAAGAAAATTGAATACTATGCCATGCAGGAGCGTATGGAGCAATATGTGCATAAATTCCGAGTTTATAATGATGCCTTGGTGAACTATAGGGAACAGCAGCAACAGGCGGTAGCATATGTTCACTACTTGCAGCAACAGCGAGAGCAGGCGGAGAAAGATGTGAAATTGATTGAAGAACAGCTTGCCGATTTGAAAAATGTACAGCAACAGCTTGTGCAGCGTCAGCAAGCATTAACGATTTATAAGGAGCAGGACAAGCAACGACAGCTACAAGAAGAGTTAATTGTAGCTGAAGAAAAATTCAATCAAATTGAAAGCAAGCTCAAGGTACGTCAGCTTGACAAAGCTTCATTAGAATATGCAATAGATGCAGAAAAGCTGAAGCAAGCGGAGGAAACGATTGCCCATGCGCGTGTACTATTGCAGCAAGAAAATGAAAAAGAGGATATTGATGATTTACAAAATGAGCTAGAGCTGTACAAAGGGCAATGGCTTTATTTATTAGAAGTAAAAAAAGAAAAGCTACAAAATAAATTAGCTGCAACAACACGTGATATCCAAAAGCTAAAGAATGAGGAGCTTGAAATTACCTCAAATTTAGAGAAGACACGCGAGGATATGCAAGAGGCGAGCAAGCGTGTAACAAAAAATGACACATTGATTCAAGAAAAATCGAAGCAATTAACACAGTTAAAGCGTAAGCTAGTAGCGCATGAAAATGAGCAAGTAGAGGATTTATTAAAGCAATGGATTGGGCGTGCCACACAATTAGAGCAGACAAGCCATGAGCATGAGAAACATTTGAAGGTACTGGAGCAGCAAGCGGTGGAACAGCAACAAATGAGCAAGCTGTTAGTAGAGAAACAAGTAGACTTAGAGAAGAAAATTAGTGTACTTGACCACCAACTACAGTCATTTGAGGAAGAGGAAGCATCAGTGAAAGCTCGTCTACAAACGATCTTGCATCAAATGAGCATGACTGCACGCATTTATGACCGCGCGATGAGCTACACAAACCAGCTACAGGAAAAAATAACGCAGTTACAAGCCGACCATGCAGAAAAATTAGTTGTGGAGCGTAAAGCGAGGCGTTATTTGGATGACTATGGCGGGCAAAGCCAATTTTTTGCTGAGCCATATTTAGCTGAGCAAATCCAGCATTGGTCACAGTTTACACATATTCAAACAGGTGTTGATTATTTGCAATCATTAGAAGAAGCAATTGATGTGCAGCATATTGCCTACCCATTTTGGGCGATAACGCTTATTACAACTGCAAATGAAAGGCAGGCATTGATTGATAAAGTGCATGTGCTGGCAGATAAGCTAACAACACCAATTGTTGTGTTAACACGTGAAGAGGCAAAACAGCTTGTACAAGGTGAGCCATTTGATGAGGCATGGATTGCTCCGTTATTTTGGCGAGAGCATGTAGATAAATCTGCGTTTTTACAATGGAAGCAAAGCGCAACAGCAGAAGCGAGCTTTGTGGAAAAAGAGCGTAAGGAAATCGAAAAAAAGCTATCAGACGTGGAGCAAGCTTATACGACGCTGACAACATTTCTTGAAAAATATCCATATGAGCATTTTAAGCAGTTAAATGAGCAACACTTTGAGGCAAAGGAAGCGCATAGTAAGGCTGCATATGATTTACGTCAAGTAGAGCAAAAAATAGCAGAAACCGAAACAACGAAAAAGCAAATAGAACAATTATTACAGCAAGAAAAAGAGGAGCTGCGCAATTTAAATTTCGAGCGTATTCCGAATGCGCAGGAGTATCAGCATGTTCACAAGCAAATCGAGCCATTACAGGCACAGAGGAAAATCGATGAAGTAGAAGTGACCCGCTTAGTGCAAGTTGTGCAGCAGCTTTCGCAAAATAAAGATAATTTACAGCAGCAATGGCTTGATATGACATCAGAAAAGCTAAATATTGAGCACAGTATCATGCATGAAATTGAACAGCACGAAATTTACCAGCAGCGAGCAGCATTAACGGCACGTGCTACGACATTGTCTGAGCATGCATTGAAGCTAGAGGTGACACGTATAGAGGAAGCGCTCAAGAAAATGTCCGCAACGATTCAGCAATTGCAGGAGCGAATTGATACGCATGAAAAACTAGTGCGAGATTATCGCGATTCGCTTGAGCGCAAGCTTGCGGAACATCCAGCATTGGATAAACAAATAGCTTTACCAGTCCAACCTGAGGGGATGCTAAAGCAACTTCAACAAGAAATGAATCGTTTAATTGCTGCAAAGGTAGAGCCATTGAGTGCTGTGGAGCAAAAAAAGGAAGCTTTGCAATCTTTAAAAGGCAGTATTCAGACATTAATTGCGCAATATGAAGGGGAGTTGCCAGCACGCACTGCTTCGATTGAAGAGCTACAGCAAGAGTTACAGATTGATTTTGAACGCTATGAGCAGAAGCTTACTTATACGAAAAGTGAATATACGCGTATAAATAAGCAGGCAAAAAATTTAGCGCTAGCTGAGGGGCAGTCAAAGGATAGTTATTTCCGCCATCAGCTCAATAAAATTAAGCAAATTCCATCACTATCTACTGAGCAGCAAATAGCCTTTTTATATGAATATGAAAAAGAGCTAAAGCAAATTTTCGTAAAGCTAGATACCAATTTGAAGGAGCTGCAAAGTCAGCAGCAAATGATGGATAAGGAAAAGCAGCAATTCCGCCAGTTTTGTACTACTTTGCAAGATCACAAGCTAAGTAAAGTGACGATGGATGGCATTGAAAATCATCATACGTACAAAGCAATAATGGAGCATCAACAGCTTATCAATCAAACGATTCAGCAGGCAATTCATCTTGCTGATGCAGCGATTCAAGAGTATGACAAAGACCAGCAGCAAATTATTCAATATGCCGTACAGCAGCTTGTTAGAATCCGACATAATTTATTGGAAATTCCTAAAAAGACGCGTATTCGAACAGAGAACGAAACAAAGTATATGTATCAATTTATTATTCCTGAGTGGGAGGAGCATGAGGCAAAGGATGCGATTCGCGATTATATTAACTGGATCTTAACAACGCTTGAGCAAGATAAATACCGCGATGAGTATGGTAATGAGGATGTAGCGAGCATCCGCAAATTTTTAGAAAAACATTTGCAAACAGTGCCGTTGCTACACCAAGTGCTTGGCAATAAAAAAATGCAAGTAAAATGCCGCAAAGTAGAAAGCGAGCGCCAAATCTCTTCTAACTTCTATAGCTGGGAGCAGTCCAATAAATGGTCAGGCGGGGAAAGCTGGAGCAAAAACATGGCCCTGTATTTAGGTATTTTGAAATTTATCGCAGAAAAGTCAGGCGGCCCAATGAATACGAAACGTAATCGCGCGCTCATACTCGATAATCCTTTCGGCAAAGCATCGAGCGATCATGTATTAAGCCCTGTATTTTATATCGCCGAGCAGCTCGGTTTCCAAATGATTGCACTAACTGCCCATGCGGAAGGCAAGTACATCGCTGACTACTTTCCAGTCGTTTACAGCTGCCGACTTCGCTCAGTACGCAACGCATCACATCAAGTGGTTCAAAAAGAGCAGCAGCTAAACAAAGCCTTCTTTGCCGACAATCAGCCAGAGGCACTGCATTATGTTGGTGAGAGGAAGCAGATGACGTTGTTTGAGGATGAGTAAGTATGTTTAATCATTTTACTTCCCAATATTTGATTGAGTATAAAATAGTTTTGGTTAATAATAAACTAATTGATAGCTAAATCAAGAAAGGTATGATTGAAAATGCTTTCTTTAGAAGGGTACATTTCAAAAAGAAAAATAGAAGATAAGATAAATGAGTATGACATTGATTCTAGAAATGAAAATATACGCATTTGCGTGAATTATATTTTTGAATATTTTAATCAATACTTAAATACTGAAGAAATAGGCCAAAGGATTGGAGTAAATATAGAATAAATATTTGGATTTTTGCTTTTAATTATTTATCTCGTTTTTTTGATAATGATAGTTTATGGCCAGCACAACATAGGATTAAAAGTAATGAAATAGGCATAAATTATTTTTATGATTATAAGCAAAAAAATAATCTTTTTAATTTAAATACACTTTACAGTAAAATTTCAAACAAATCTTTTGTTCAAGGTAAACAGCAATACATTGAAATAATTTTCATGTATATTTGGCTTCATAATATATGAGGAGATGAAGATAATTATTGGGAACAATATAGCGCCATAAATCTTTAACATAGGATTTAAAACAAGCTGAATAAATGCTCAAAATGTAAGGGAGTGAAATGAATGCCAATCCAATCAGCACATCTTCAAAATTTTACAGTGTTTGAAGATATGCAAGTGCAGTTTTCAAAAGGGATTAATGTGATTGTTGGAACAAATGGAACAGGAAAAACACATTTGATGAAGGTAATGTATGGGATTTGCGAAGAAATAAGTTCCAGCCAAGAGGATGAAGTAATGGATATTGCTCTAAGTTATTTTTCTGTGGAATCTCTACAATTAGTTAAAGTAAATGCCCAACAAGCAATCGTTAGTGTAGTTCTTACTGATGAAAATTCAGCAACTTATGAAATTGATAATTCACAAAAACGTAGCAAGAATACGTTGGACGGTTTTAATTTCCATTTAGATTTTAATGTGAAATCAATCTTCATCCCTGCAAAGGAAATGCTGTCCCATTCCAAAGGTCTTTTGGCACTTTATAATAAATATAAAATACCTTTTGATAAGACGTATGTTGATATTGTTATTAATGCTGAATTGCCTGAAGCTCGTAATATGTCTAAGTTAAATGATGCTCTATTACAAACCATTTCCAAAGTTATTGGTGGGGAAGTGCTACATGAAAACGGCGTATTTTACATTAAAAAAGCGAATGGGGCGAAAATTGAATTTCCTGTAGAAGCAGAAGGATTACGTAAGTTTGGTTTATTGTGGAAGCTAATAAAAAATGGCTTACTTGAAAAGGATACAGTGCTTTTTTGGGATGAACCTGAAGCAAATATCAACCCAGAGCTTATGCCCATTTTAGTTGAATTAATGTTAGAGCTTGAACGAAAAGGCGTGCAGTTATTCATTGCGACACATAGTTATAACTTAGCAAAATATCTTGAAATTAAGCGGAGAAAAGAAGAACAAGTGCTATTCCACCATTTACATCAAACTGAGCAAGGGGTACAAGTAGACAGTAGTGTTTATTTTGGCGAATTGGAAGATAATCCAATTATAGAAGCAGATACAAAATTATTGGATGAAGTCATTGAGGGAAATTTCGATGACTAATTGTAAAATCGTTGTGGAAGAGAATGGACGCTTTCAGTTTGACTTTTCAGCACTTGATTATGTATGGCAATTTCACGATAGTGTTGTGAAAACAATGCTAAGCGATGTTGATTTTATTACTGAAACTGCACAAGAGGTTGTTTTTATTGAGTATAAAAATGCTAATATTAAGAATGCAGTAAATCCAGATGCAATGCTACAAAAGATAAAGCATGAAACATTTTATTCTAAAATAGCACGCAAATTTTATGATAGTTTATTGTTATTTTGGGCATGTAAAGGAAATGAAAAAGAGCTTCCAATTACATTTGTATTAATTATTGAACATCCTATTTTAGACAAAAAGCTACGAAGACAATTGAAGTTGAAAATTGAAAAACAATTGCCATTACAGTTGAATGTTCCAATGATTGCAAGACAAATGATATCAAGCTTTGAAGTATTGAGCTTGGATGAATGGCAGGAGCGATTTCCACAGATTGTAGTTAGAGAAGTTATACCAATAGATGAAACTCCTACTCAGTTTTGAGGTAGGAGTTTTTTATTTAATGCATATGACCGTAAATCGTGTGAAGGATTATTTGAAAAGCTAGTATTATCGAAATTTATTGTTGCCGGAAAATATGATAAGGAAAAAAACGTATTCATTTAAATACTGTCGCAGCAGACGAGTTTTATACGTATTATGATGGCGTGATTTATAACATCTTGTATTCAGGTGATGTGGACGAGGAAGAAATGGTTACATTTGTACGGGATTTTATAGTGCAAAATACGATTCAAGAGCTTAATTTTGAGAGGAAATATGAAGGCTAGGGTTCGATGATGTGGGTTCTTGCTGTGGTAGGCATCCTTTTAGTATGTTTTATCATAGTGCTTTTTTATATTGCAAATTTAAAAGAAAAAAGTAAAGGTACTAATATTTGGTCTTGGTTCATTATTTATCATTACGCCATTAATCAGTGGTGCAATCGCTATGATGGCTAATGTTTGTTCTTGTGCTGCCAATCGGCATTGTAACTTCTTTGCTCATTACGATTTATGGTATTGTCCGCTTCAGAAAGGATAGAAAAAGTTAAATCAAATCCATATAAAACTTGTAGGATAAGAAGGGTTATGCTACAATCAACATAATTTCATAGCTTATCAAGAGAGATTGAGGGATTTGGCCCGATGACATCTCAGCAACCAGCTATTTGCTAGTATGGTGCTAAATCCAATAGGCGATTGCCTTAAAGATGAGTGGAATACGATTATATGGCAATCGAAGCTCTCTTTATAAAAAGGGGGCTTTTTTACATTTTACAGAAAGCAGGGATGGACGATGACGAATGATTTATTACAGGCAGTTGAGCTATTAAAGAGTAAGAAATGGGTGGATTTAACGCATACATTTGGGCCGGATTCTCCGCATTTCTTTATGTTTGAGGATGCTAAGTTTGAAACGTTATTTTCACATGATGACGGCTTTTTTGCACAGCAGTTTTCATTTCCAGGGCAATATGGGACACATATTGATCCGCCGATTCATTTCGTGCGTGATGCGCGCTATTTAGATGAATTAGATTTAAAGGAGCTTGTGCTGCCACTTGTTGTCATTGATAAATCGCAAGAGGCAGAGGTGGACAATGATTTTACTTTAAGCGTTGAGGATATTTTGGCATTTGAGGCGGAGTATGGTGAAATTGAGGCAGGTACATTTGTAGCGCTGCGTACGGATTGGAGCAAGCGTTGGCCTGATAAAGAGGCATTCAATAATAAGGATGAAGAAGGCAATAACCATATTCCAGGCTGGGGCTTTGAGGCATTGCAATTTTTATTTAAAGAGCGCAAGGTGAGGGCAGTTGGGCATGAAACATTCGATACGGATTCCGCAGCAGATTTCCGCAAAAATGGCAATCTTCAAGGAGAATATTTCGTGCTGGAGCAGGATACGTATCAAATCGAGCTATTAACGAACTTAGATCAATTGCCAGCGAAAGGGGCAGTCATTTTTAATATTGTGCCAAAGCCTGAAAAAGCATCTGGCTTCCCTGTGCGCTCGTTTGCGATTTTGCCATAAATAGGATAGTAATAATAAAAAAACGCATGAAATGACAGGATTTCATGCGTTTTGCATTATTTTTCTATATAAAAGAAACCATATACCAGATTAAAGAGTGCCCTTTGTAAAGGACATTTTGAAAAAAAATAGGCAACTTGTTGAAGCTGCTGTCTGTATTTTACAGGTGGCAACTTTTTTAAATTCCATTGGTCTCGGTAATGATTGTAATACGTCATATACCTCTTCATTTCTCGTTTTGCTTCTTCTCATGTTTCGCACTCATTTAGATTTGTTTCTCAAATTTTAAGTTTGTTTCGATTGTGATTTCTTCTTCAACATCTGCTTTTCGATAAGCATTACGCCAACGTTTCGCTGAAGAGGCGATTCGCTCTAAACCAACTAAATCAACGTCAAAACCTGCCGCTTCAAAAATTTCTCTTGGCAATCTCCCATTTTCATTTTTCACAATAAAATGGTGTTTAAATTCATTTGTATAGGTAATTACTTTTTCACTCACTGCCTGCACATGAGGATTACATTTCAATTGTTCTTGTTCTGTAAAGTATTTTTTGTCATTTCAATTCGCTCCGCCATCTTTTTTCTCATTATAAACAAAAATACCCAATAAGATAGACTTTTTCAAAGTGTCTATCTTATTGGGTACAGTTTAATCCTTTCAATTTTTTTCTTTTGCTATTTTTGCATAATCCGATATAAAAATGCGACAAATTGCGCTCTTGTCACAGGTTCATTTGGTCGGAAATGGCCATTATCACCGAGTGTAATTCCTTCACGCTCTAGCGTTGCAATATAACCTGCACTCCAATGAGTGCTAGCCACATCTGCAAAGGAACTTGTGCCTTCTGGTGTTAGCCCTAGCACGCCAACAAGGACTTTTGCTAATTGTGCTCTCGTCATATTTTCTGCTGGGAGAAACGCACCACTTGCTCCATCTATAATGCCTGCTTGTTGCAATGCTTGAATTGCCTCATAATAAGGATGTGTAGACGGTACATCCGAGAAGCCATCTGCTTCTCTCACTGCATCTAGTGAAAATACTCTTGATAGTAACACCGCCACGTGCATACGACTAATCGGGGCATTCGGACGGAAAGTACCGTCTTCAAAGCCTTGGATAATACCAAGGGCTGTCAGTTCCTCAATCATCTCTTTTGCCCAATGTCTTTCTACATCATGAAATGGCACGATTGGCTTTGGTGGTTGTGAGGGTTCAGGCTCCTCTATAGGTAATGCTGTCCATTTTGCATAGAGCGAAATATTTTCTTGCAAAATCGTTTCTTCTACCCATCGCTTTGTCAATGCCTCATCTTGATACCAACCTTCAAAGCGATAGCCCTCTCTTATTGGCACAGGTAAATCGCCAACTTTTGTATTATAGTTTATGTCGATAGGTGCTATTGCTGTGCCACCGTTCGTATGCAATGTAATAGTTAACGCATTGACGGTTGTTCCTGTTGAAGCTGGTACATCAATAGTCGAATTATTACCATGCACCACTTTTATGGTAACTGTAATTACTTCCTCATCTGTTAATGAGCCATCACTCACCTTTACTGTAAAAGTATACTCTTTCGAGCTTTGAGTTGCTGATGGTGTCCATGTAAACACACCTGTTGTTGCGTTGATGCTTGCTCCTGTTGGTGCACCCTCTAAGCTGTATGTTAATGAATTTATAGGTAAATCAGCATCCGTTGCACTTGCCGTAAATGTAAGCAAGCTTTCTTCATCTACCGTTTTATTGCCGATGGCTGCTAGTACGGGCGCTGTGTTGACTTCATTAACCGTAACAGTAATACTTTCTTCGTCTGTTAACGAGCCATCACTTACTACTATAGTAAAGGTATAGCTGCCTGGCCCCTGCGCTTCTGTCGGTGTCCATGTAAACACCCCTGTCGTTGCGTTGATGCTTGCTCCTGTTGGTGCACCCACTAAGCTGTATGTTAATGAATTTATAGGTAAATCAGCATCCGTTGCACTTGCTGTAAACGTAAGTAAGCTTTCTTCATCTACCGTTTTATT belongs to Lysinibacillus louembei and includes:
- a CDS encoding replicative DNA helicase; the encoded protein is MEWSFDITTGLRERMRRIYLFEPLHELAAKQQKDDDGQDIDMRMLGLLTLLYFFEMKLMRESKVGIEEAANYLRPLIQKRYNVADERVHTLLLAVKEIFRPAKGLYKTYSFYNWETEKVEEIPFSFLKTDFFDVKENRQYYQLDDDGLELIFATKEYFQEFQLSIHQLMLRKLLEKGELQGALRQINEMRMDVEQLHERMEKLSHEIKRNIINMETQQRFMEVLQDRNLRLQRENTEFEELHKFIVDAKKASESTTNEEDMRAFRMLMKIEEALMAVHEQHRALLTHSLKLKQEALEAAEQSLYSIGVDNFNFDQEIVSEIVSTPLPLESMKGILAPFLKVGHKKMWSLLTIFSAQSWSEEEQSAELARYEEIIEEEKREQYAKQIRTLYGAYMKSMLAFAEGHQSWTVQGWLEHIKEKNDFSLDARYLYDFLLLCHHRSPLYKDSNNADEQSLHLLIEVTSLLGDRQLVIEELPNILQPTKRYSIQNLQFKWQEG
- a CDS encoding putative Ig domain-containing protein, coding for MQRKTNPTLVPIAIAVLFMQTLFGGLPARAIENLANQSYYERKMMKSPIVGQLALIEPKLEIEYAAAPVLTAIGNKTVDEESMLMFTASATDADLPINSLTYSLVGAPTGASINATTGVFTWTPTEAQGPGSYTFTVRVSDGMLTAEESITVTVNEVNTAPVLTAIGNKTVDEESMLMFTASATDADLPINSLTYSLVGAPTGASINATTGVFTWTPTEAQGPGSYTFTVRVSDGMLTDEESIAVTVNEINTAPVLAAIGNKTVDEESLLTFTASAMDADLPINSLTYSLEGAPTGASINATTGLFTWTPTEVQGPGSYTFIVRVSDGSLTDEESITVTVNEVNAAPVLTAIGNKTVDEESLLTFTASATDADLPINSLTYSLVGAPTGASINATTGVFTWTPTEAQGPGSYTFTIVVSDGSLTDEESITVTVNEVNTAPVLAAIGNKTVDEESLLTFTASATDADLPINSLTYSLEGAPTGASINATTGVFTWTPSATQSSKEYTFTVKVSDGSLTDEEVITVTIKVVHGNNSTIDVPASTGTTVNALTITLHTNGGTAIAPIDINYNTKVGDLPVPIREGYRFEGWYQDEALTKRWVEETILQENISLYAKWTALPIEEPEPSQPPKPIVPFHDVERHWAKEMIEELTALGIIQGFEDGTFRPNAPISRMHVAVLLSRVFSLDAVREADGFSDVPSTHPYYEAIQALQQAGIIDGASGAFLPAENMTRAQLAKVLVGVLGLTPEGTSSFADVASTHWSAGYIATLEREGITLGDNGHFRPNEPVTRAQFVAFLYRIMQK
- a CDS encoding Wadjet anti-phage system protein JetD domain-containing protein, with the translated sequence MKDQLLQFKKAFIKLAELEQIVGRPETYEQFAAIVQDLVNEQLLQPVRNSGNPPQSPQLYYKYKILKHSVKKELRETIERLQLTLHERISLDAYYRLTQTQLEQDLPYIEKIHTYLMAEGLPILSVPAPERSQQIMGDEKWIQYKGGRRLLERLSLWADMQIVDVKEPLRFALNPQNIGRSTHYHLIVENKTTYEALLPALSATCFTTLIYGAGFEIVGSLSLFPKQLPLPYANHIFYYFGDIDFAGISIWYLLNKQQPVELATPFYEAALTDLGKPISKKQLIDEEAIQAFMERLHEEAKMQCQQLVEQRYYVSQEVLTTAELQQIWQRMSAELVGDANGMEF
- a CDS encoding cyclase family protein; its protein translation is MTNDLLQAVELLKSKKWVDLTHTFGPDSPHFFMFEDAKFETLFSHDDGFFAQQFSFPGQYGTHIDPPIHFVRDARYLDELDLKELVLPLVVIDKSQEAEVDNDFTLSVEDILAFEAEYGEIEAGTFVALRTDWSKRWPDKEAFNNKDEEGNNHIPGWGFEALQFLFKERKVRAVGHETFDTDSAADFRKNGNLQGEYFVLEQDTYQIELLTNLDQLPAKGAVIFNIVPKPEKASGFPVRSFAILP
- a CDS encoding DUF6063 family protein; translation: MLYQQEKVERAFEMYSELAMEGRVTGEAVRLFKIDTDFRALVEMFCKKVQAICIEVGDEVLLVPETRLSPFHVTNEALKREYFKTKGRNEDLYLMYFATICVIGEFYNAFHSIHPTRPFITIEEWIQAIDRRMATLREYDEETLKEKEKQYSYRWHMLLEKWDGLDDVKETAKRQSANTMSRVSFLHTTCRFLRDEEILIETGIGEFELTEKAKVIIGNYFMDSEYNRGIIAFLYSMKEEDDADHY
- a CDS encoding AAA family ATPase, with the protein product MPIQSAHLQNFTVFEDMQVQFSKGINVIVGTNGTGKTHLMKVMYGICEEISSSQEDEVMDIALSYFSVESLQLVKVNAQQAIVSVVLTDENSATYEIDNSQKRSKNTLDGFNFHLDFNVKSIFIPAKEMLSHSKGLLALYNKYKIPFDKTYVDIVINAELPEARNMSKLNDALLQTISKVIGGEVLHENGVFYIKKANGAKIEFPVEAEGLRKFGLLWKLIKNGLLEKDTVLFWDEPEANINPELMPILVELMLELERKGVQLFIATHSYNLAKYLEIKRRKEEQVLFHHLHQTEQGVQVDSSVYFGELEDNPIIEADTKLLDEVIEGNFDD